From one Chryseobacterium culicis genomic stretch:
- a CDS encoding helix-hairpin-helix domain-containing protein, producing MMRKNYYQKLAFMVTLLTVLCAYQKYTSREKEPFPEVTFIADASIATHLSDFDPNTLDKDQWQKLGFSEKQTLTILKYKDIVGGKFTSKEQLKKCYAISEEKFSELVSFILLPEMTKKENSKGFKTFGKKEIMISGKFNPDQFSANDWLKMGFSERQAEAIIKYRNYLGGSFISKEKFKECFIISTENYSKLEPYLLLPAKTPENFRNFAKSNPIKSKIQYHMFDPNQLQLEDWIALGFSQKQANTIINYRDKNLHGSFKNLDDLQKCFVISAEKFQEMKPYIKLQERQQEKTDFSKTDLNTITFKQLIEFGLDERSAGSMIGFRKKLGGFVNKQQILSTYNIDQDLVQKLISVAPLNTSNVPRYSLVEAPEEWLKNHPYFKYSADKIIFYRISNPDDKKIWKLLKLKPEYEERMKLYIK from the coding sequence ATGATGAGAAAAAACTATTACCAGAAATTAGCATTTATGGTCACATTGCTGACTGTTTTATGTGCATATCAAAAATATACCAGCCGGGAAAAAGAGCCTTTTCCTGAGGTTACATTCATTGCAGATGCTTCAATAGCGACACATTTATCCGATTTTGACCCCAATACGCTTGATAAAGATCAATGGCAGAAACTTGGGTTTTCAGAGAAACAGACCCTTACCATTCTTAAGTATAAAGATATTGTAGGTGGAAAATTCACTTCAAAAGAACAATTGAAAAAATGTTATGCTATTTCCGAAGAGAAATTCAGTGAGTTGGTATCTTTCATTTTACTTCCTGAAATGACAAAAAAGGAAAATTCAAAAGGATTCAAAACATTTGGGAAGAAAGAAATTATGATATCAGGAAAATTTAACCCTGATCAGTTTTCTGCCAATGACTGGCTTAAGATGGGTTTCAGTGAAAGACAGGCAGAGGCTATTATTAAATATCGAAATTATCTCGGAGGAAGTTTTATCAGCAAAGAAAAGTTTAAAGAATGCTTTATCATCTCTACAGAAAATTATAGTAAACTTGAACCTTATCTGTTACTGCCGGCAAAAACGCCGGAAAACTTCAGGAATTTCGCAAAGAGTAATCCTATAAAATCCAAAATTCAATATCATATGTTTGATCCCAATCAGTTGCAATTAGAGGATTGGATAGCTCTTGGATTCTCACAAAAACAGGCAAACACCATTATCAATTATCGGGACAAAAATTTACATGGAAGTTTTAAAAACCTGGATGATCTGCAGAAATGTTTTGTGATTTCTGCAGAGAAATTTCAGGAAATGAAGCCTTATATCAAACTTCAGGAAAGGCAGCAGGAAAAAACAGATTTTTCAAAAACAGATCTCAATACCATTACTTTTAAACAGCTTATAGAATTTGGACTGGATGAAAGAAGTGCTGGTTCAATGATTGGTTTCAGAAAGAAACTGGGAGGTTTTGTGAATAAGCAGCAAATTTTAAGTACGTACAATATTGATCAGGATCTTGTTCAAAAACTGATTTCAGTAGCTCCATTGAATACATCCAATGTTCCCCGATATTCACTAGTAGAAGCACCTGAGGAATGGCTTAAAAACCATCCTTATTTCAAGTATTCAGCAGACAAAATCATATTCTACCGGATCAGTAACCCTGATGATAAAAAAATATGGAAACTTTTAAAGCTGAAACCTGAATATGAAGAAAGAATGAAATTATACATAAAATAA
- a CDS encoding DUF3098 domain-containing protein, translating into MSKKTNKFSASDFGHEAEVPQESAFYFGQQNFKWMLIGLAFIVVGFLLMMGPDANTVDGKFDPNSWNDGIFSIRRIRIAPLFVVIGFVIEVYAILKRK; encoded by the coding sequence ATGAGCAAAAAAACAAATAAATTTTCCGCTTCAGACTTTGGACATGAAGCAGAAGTACCACAGGAAAGTGCTTTCTATTTCGGACAGCAGAATTTCAAATGGATGTTGATAGGATTAGCATTTATAGTAGTTGGGTTTCTACTGATGATGGGTCCCGATGCCAATACGGTAGATGGAAAGTTTGATCCGAACTCATGGAATGACGGTATCTTTTCTATCAGAAGAATCAGAATAGCACCTCTGTTTGTTGTTATAGGATTTGTTATAGAAGTGTACGCGATCTTAAAAAGAAAATAA
- the rluF gene encoding 23S rRNA pseudouridine(2604) synthase RluF, with product MEKTRINKYLSEVGYCSRRAADKLLEEGRITINGKIPELGTKVSDEDLVEVDGKPIKEPQEKPVYIVFNKPVGIVCTTDTKREKNNIVDYINHPKRIFPIGRLDKPSEGLILLTSDGDIVNKILRARNNHEKEYIVRVDKPLTPKFLEKMRNGVPILDTVTKKCEVEKIDDMNFRIVLTQGLNRQIRRMCEYLGYEVKKLKRIRIMNIKLDLPIGKWRDMTDEELNTLNSLLADSSKTFN from the coding sequence ATGGAAAAAACGCGTATCAATAAATATTTATCAGAAGTTGGATACTGTTCGAGAAGAGCAGCAGATAAGCTTTTGGAAGAAGGAAGGATTACAATAAACGGGAAAATTCCTGAATTGGGAACAAAAGTTTCTGACGAAGATCTGGTAGAGGTAGACGGAAAACCGATCAAAGAGCCTCAGGAAAAACCTGTATATATTGTTTTTAATAAACCGGTAGGAATTGTTTGTACTACAGATACAAAACGCGAAAAAAATAATATCGTAGACTATATCAACCATCCGAAAAGAATTTTTCCTATCGGAAGGTTGGATAAACCCAGTGAAGGACTTATTCTCTTGACCAGTGACGGTGATATTGTCAATAAAATTCTGAGAGCGAGAAATAACCACGAGAAAGAATATATTGTTCGGGTAGATAAACCGCTCACTCCAAAGTTCCTGGAAAAAATGCGAAACGGAGTTCCCATCCTTGATACGGTGACCAAAAAATGTGAGGTAGAGAAGATTGATGATATGAACTTCAGAATTGTCCTTACTCAGGGACTGAACAGGCAGATCCGAAGAATGTGCGAATACCTTGGATATGAAGTGAAAAAACTGAAAAGAATCCGTATCATGAATATCAAACTTGATTTACCCATTGGAAAATGGAGAGATATGACGGATGAAGAACTTAATACTCTGAACTCTTTGTTGGCAGATTCCAGCAAAACATTTAATTAA
- a CDS encoding undecaprenyl-diphosphate phosphatase: MDLIKAIIIAIVEGLTEYLPISSTAHMGFTANLMGLEETEFLKMFQVSIQFGAILSVVVAYWKKFFDLNNIQFYFKLAFAVVPALVLGYLFDDKIEAILGNQIAISSVLVLGGVVLLFADKWFKNPKIDDEKGITIRNAVTIGFWQCLAMMPGTSRSAASIIGGMAQGLTRKAAAEFSFFLAVPTMLAVTVYSVFVKTWGKETAHPQKGYEMIMASQDHIMIFVIGNIVAFVVALIAIKAFIGVLNKYGFKPWGWYRIFVGIALLIYFYFFK, encoded by the coding sequence ATGGATTTAATCAAAGCAATTATTATTGCCATTGTAGAAGGGTTGACAGAATATCTTCCGATTTCTTCTACAGCACATATGGGATTTACTGCAAATCTTATGGGGCTGGAGGAAACAGAATTTTTAAAAATGTTTCAGGTGTCAATTCAGTTTGGAGCCATTTTATCTGTAGTAGTAGCATATTGGAAAAAGTTTTTTGATTTAAACAATATTCAGTTCTATTTCAAACTGGCTTTTGCGGTAGTTCCGGCTTTGGTGCTGGGATACTTATTCGATGATAAAATTGAAGCTATTCTTGGAAATCAGATTGCTATTTCTTCCGTATTGGTTTTAGGAGGTGTTGTCTTGCTGTTTGCCGATAAATGGTTTAAGAATCCTAAGATTGATGATGAAAAAGGAATTACGATAAGAAATGCCGTTACCATCGGTTTTTGGCAATGTCTTGCGATGATGCCGGGAACAAGCCGTAGTGCAGCTTCCATCATTGGAGGAATGGCACAGGGACTGACCAGAAAAGCAGCTGCAGAATTCTCTTTCTTCCTTGCTGTACCTACCATGCTTGCTGTAACAGTATACTCAGTTTTTGTGAAAACCTGGGGGAAAGAAACGGCCCATCCACAGAAAGGATATGAAATGATCATGGCTTCACAAGATCACATTATGATCTTTGTAATCGGAAATATTGTAGCCTTTGTTGTGGCACTTATTGCGATCAAAGCCTTTATTGGAGTGCTTAATAAATATGGATTCAAACCATGGGGCTGGTACCGTATTTTCGTTGGAATTGCTCTTTTGATCTATTTTTATTTCTTTAAATAG
- a CDS encoding cell division protein FtsX: MAKSVDEFNKKRLRSSNITVVISIALVLFLLGLMGLILINAQKYSDYIKEQLVVNAYFDENYDAKDSVKIAKLEEETFKKVQLLAPVKKATYISRDMAAKEAKKTMGIDSDALFEENIFPSSIEVALKPEFVDPAKIDEAIKEIKSVPGIIDVKNDSTLMVDVYNNLSRILKWILGFSVLFLILAVVLINNSIRLKIFSKRFIIKTMQLVGAKRRFILKPFIVEAIILGAIGSVIGLIALGGVWYYFTSQIGSAFVQDNNQYFWLVILVLGVGIFISVLSTIFATWRFLKSNVDDLYYS, from the coding sequence ATGGCTAAATCTGTAGATGAATTTAATAAGAAAAGGCTTCGGTCCAGCAATATTACAGTAGTGATAAGTATTGCCTTAGTGTTATTTTTGTTAGGATTAATGGGGCTTATTCTGATTAATGCCCAGAAATATTCTGACTATATCAAAGAACAGTTGGTGGTGAACGCCTACTTTGATGAAAACTATGACGCTAAAGATTCTGTAAAAATTGCAAAACTTGAGGAAGAAACTTTTAAAAAGGTACAGTTATTAGCGCCTGTAAAAAAAGCGACTTATATTTCAAGAGATATGGCTGCAAAAGAAGCCAAGAAAACTATGGGAATCGACAGTGATGCATTGTTCGAAGAAAATATTTTCCCTTCTTCTATTGAAGTTGCTTTAAAACCGGAATTTGTAGATCCTGCAAAAATTGATGAAGCAATTAAAGAGATCAAATCCGTTCCGGGGATTATTGATGTTAAAAATGACAGTACTTTGATGGTAGATGTTTACAATAACCTGAGCAGAATTCTGAAGTGGATCTTAGGATTTTCAGTTTTGTTCCTGATATTGGCGGTTGTATTGATCAACAACTCTATCCGTCTGAAAATATTCTCGAAGAGATTTATTATTAAAACGATGCAGCTGGTAGGGGCGAAAAGAAGATTTATCCTTAAACCTTTTATTGTAGAAGCTATTATTTTAGGAGCCATCGGTTCTGTAATAGGGCTTATTGCTTTAGGAGGGGTATGGTATTATTTCACAAGTCAGATTGGCTCTGCTTTCGTACAGGACAACAACCAATACTTCTGGTTAGTTATCTTAGTACTTGGAGTTGGAATTTTTATTTCTGTCTTAAGTACAATTTTCGCGACTTGGAGATTCTTAAAATCAAACGTTGACGATTTATATTACTCTTAA
- a CDS encoding T9SS type A sorting domain-containing protein, with product MRKLYLSAFTLCTILSVSAQEVVWQKDIKSSTQDFLSQVTTTIDQQYLITGSSIQSGSGKLEAGSKQNNGYDFHLVKLNQQGQEVWEKYFSGINHDYLSATVTTQDGGFLLAGTSYSGKGLDKKEDSKGGSDIWLIRISEFGDELWQKTLGSSSDEEARAVIQTTDLGFFVAGNVQGSSKGYGSKDVWITKLDKNGKELSQLILGGKGLDEVEKMIPTKDGGALLGIYSRSTSVKTNNQPSTTNTNIPSDRPATHNLLSATSKQSDNFGEGDYWIVKLDKNGKVEWEKNFGGKDDDHIRTLALTSTGFIIGGESRSERSGNKTVGLEEGTDLWLIALNERGEEQWQKSYNFKNRDILMGMSVIQSQDTRTKNQDFTKGILLGGYTQAEGRIQTDDETFWMLYLDQNGNEQWRKHVKGESRQKEERLSDLKLNRDGSIILAGTSAEELGKENWKIVKLGDKQVDQLIEKYDIKIYPNPVSDYAYVEIGFDFKEADILLYDMSGRQLQNIKTKNRVTKINTQALVEGAYLITIKTDTNKMANAKLIKK from the coding sequence ATGAGAAAACTTTATCTCAGTGCATTCACTCTATGCACAATCTTGAGCGTATCTGCTCAGGAAGTGGTGTGGCAGAAAGACATCAAATCCTCTACCCAGGATTTCCTAAGCCAGGTCACTACCACCATCGATCAGCAATATTTGATCACCGGAAGTTCTATACAGTCAGGAAGCGGGAAGCTTGAGGCTGGAAGTAAGCAAAACAACGGTTACGATTTCCATCTGGTAAAACTGAACCAACAGGGACAAGAAGTCTGGGAGAAATATTTCTCAGGAATCAACCATGATTATTTATCCGCAACCGTTACCACTCAGGATGGTGGATTTTTACTGGCCGGAACATCCTATTCAGGAAAAGGACTCGATAAAAAAGAAGATTCCAAAGGAGGATCCGATATCTGGTTAATCCGAATCAGTGAATTTGGCGATGAATTATGGCAGAAAACCTTAGGTAGTTCTTCCGATGAAGAGGCCAGAGCAGTCATTCAAACTACAGACCTAGGATTCTTTGTAGCAGGGAATGTACAGGGCTCGTCAAAAGGCTACGGCTCCAAAGATGTCTGGATCACAAAATTGGATAAAAACGGAAAAGAATTATCCCAATTAATCTTAGGCGGAAAAGGCTTAGATGAAGTCGAGAAGATGATTCCCACGAAAGACGGTGGCGCATTGCTTGGAATTTATTCAAGAAGCACCTCTGTTAAAACAAATAATCAGCCATCAACGACTAACACTAATATTCCGTCTGACAGACCTGCAACCCATAACCTACTATCTGCAACCTCAAAGCAAAGCGATAATTTCGGTGAAGGCGATTACTGGATTGTCAAGTTAGACAAAAACGGAAAAGTAGAATGGGAAAAGAACTTTGGTGGAAAAGATGATGACCACATCAGAACTCTTGCCTTAACTTCAACGGGCTTTATCATTGGCGGAGAATCCAGATCAGAAAGATCAGGCAATAAAACCGTAGGCCTGGAAGAAGGTACAGACCTTTGGCTGATTGCTTTAAATGAAAGAGGTGAAGAGCAGTGGCAGAAATCCTACAATTTCAAGAACCGAGATATTCTGATGGGAATGAGTGTGATTCAGAGCCAAGATACAAGAACCAAGAATCAAGACTTTACAAAAGGAATATTGTTGGGAGGTTACACCCAGGCTGAAGGAAGAATACAGACAGATGATGAAACCTTCTGGATGCTCTATCTGGATCAGAATGGAAATGAGCAGTGGAGAAAACATGTCAAAGGAGAATCCAGACAAAAAGAAGAAAGACTTTCCGACTTAAAACTGAACAGAGATGGTTCTATTATTCTGGCAGGAACCAGTGCAGAAGAACTAGGCAAAGAAAACTGGAAGATTGTAAAACTGGGCGATAAACAGGTTGATCAGCTTATTGAGAAGTACGACATCAAGATTTATCCAAACCCTGTCTCAGACTACGCTTACGTAGAAATAGGATTTGATTTTAAAGAGGCTGATATTTTATTGT
- the truB gene encoding tRNA pseudouridine(55) synthase TruB, producing MTAEELKSGYIFLLDKPLDWTSFQAVNKMKYKLKREFDLPKKFKIGHAGTLDPRATGLLIVCCGKFTKKIPEIQDAPKEYWTEIKIGVQTESYDTEKPEILHHDISHITEEQVKNILEKFVGEIEQKPPIYSAIKIDGERAYNLARAGEEVEMKARKTTIHYIQDIKIDFPLVSFMVGCSKGTYIRSLAHDIGQELGIGAYLTQLRRTKIGDYAIEDATDQFLNNEYRFEGL from the coding sequence ATGACTGCTGAAGAACTGAAATCAGGATACATTTTTTTATTAGATAAGCCTTTGGACTGGACTTCCTTCCAAGCTGTCAATAAAATGAAATACAAACTTAAAAGGGAATTTGATCTTCCTAAAAAATTTAAAATCGGACATGCCGGAACTTTAGATCCCAGAGCAACTGGGCTTCTTATTGTCTGCTGTGGAAAATTTACAAAGAAAATTCCTGAAATTCAGGATGCTCCCAAAGAATATTGGACAGAGATTAAAATTGGAGTACAGACAGAATCTTATGATACTGAAAAACCTGAAATCCTTCATCATGACATCTCACATATTACTGAAGAACAGGTAAAAAACATCCTGGAAAAATTTGTTGGAGAAATCGAACAGAAACCACCTATTTATTCGGCCATTAAAATTGATGGGGAAAGAGCCTATAACCTTGCAAGAGCTGGTGAAGAAGTGGAAATGAAAGCGAGGAAGACAACCATTCATTACATTCAGGATATTAAAATAGATTTCCCTTTGGTGAGCTTTATGGTAGGCTGTTCAAAAGGAACATATATCAGAAGTCTTGCTCATGATATCGGGCAGGAATTGGGGATTGGAGCGTATCTGACACAATTAAGACGTACTAAAATCGGAGATTATGCCATTGAAGACGCTACAGATCAGTTTCTGAACAATGAGTACAGGTTTGAGGGCCTATGA